The segment ataaataaattgatgaaatgttatttattaatattattttttgtcatgaATTTTGATGTTTATTGATGTAAGATTAGTCATTATTGTTTGTAGAACTGATAAGGTGAAGAGTTTAAAAACTAGAGAACTTGGAATTGTGAAATTATAATTCGTTTACTCGTTGACTTGAGTACAACTCGCAATATCAAGGTAATTTAACACAAGATAAAatgatagcaaaaaaaaaaaaacttgtcaacttgattaatttattttataataattaatatatttatatttttttttctagatgcgtggtttgacatttattttagCAGCAGTATTAGCACTTGGAAGTGTTTCAGCATCTCAAAGTgagttgataataaatttattataaaaaaaaaaatagaataaagtactattgattaaatttatttataaataatatttttaattacagaaAGAATTGTCTGTTACGTTGGCACATGGGCAGTATATAGACCTGGTGATGGAAAATTTGACATTGATCATATTGATCCATATCTTTGTACTCATGTGATATACTCATTTGTTGGTTTGAGTGGTAACAAAGTTACACTTCTTGATTCATGGCGAGATCTACCAGATGGTGGTGGTTTAgatggatttaaaaaaataaatgcactACGTCAAGTAAACCCTAGCCTCAAGACCCTGGTTGCCATTGGTGGATGGAATCAAAGAtctgaaaaatattcaacaatgtCAAGTACTGCTGAATCACGTGAAGAATTTGCTAATGATGCTGTtgcatttgttaaaaaatatggctttGATGGTTTTGATATTGATTGGGAATATCCAGCAAATGCAGCACAAGGTGGTGTTCCAGCTGATTACGTTAATTATGTTGAATTGCTTAAAATAGTAAAAgctaaatttgaaaaagaagGTCTTATTTTAAgtgctgctgttgctgctgctgaaTCAACAGCATCACaatcatataatattttagaaatgAGCAAATATCttgattttatcaatatcatggCATATGATTTTTATGGTTCATTTAGTTCTGGACTTGGAATGAATGCTGCTTTAAAACCAGGTGATAGTGATACTGGCAATCATCGTCAATTGAATATTGATGCTTGTGTTAATTACTGGATAAAATCAGGAGctccaaaagaaaaattaaatcttggAATTCCATTTTATGGTAGAGCATTTACATTGAGTAATCCAAGTAGCAATAGCATTGGATCATCATTTTCTGGTGCTGGTGCAGCTGGACCATATACTCGTGAAGCTGGTATGCTTGGTTACAATGAAATTTGTGAAATGCATTTAAAAGAACAATGGGATATTCATTATGATGAACAACGATGTGTACCATATGCCCAAAAAGGAAATCAGTGGATCAGCTTCGATAACATTGagtaataatcattttttattatatctattttttattttatcaagaatttatatattttatctaaaaaaaaaaaaaagacaataatttcttatcataatattatttcttatcATTTGTCATACAGCTTTTtaactataaatattatttttaattttagctcaataacacaaaaagtcaaatttatcattgaattgGATCTTGGTGGTGCTATGGTTTGGAGTTTAGAGACAGATGATTTTAGAGGTAAATGTGGTAAAAAATATCCACTATTAAATACATTGCATGAAGTATTAAGTGGAAATGAACCAACTAAACCAGTAATAACAACACAAAAACCAACATCAACAACTGCTCAACCATCagtgacaacaacaacagctgcACCAACACACCCATGGACAGATAAACCAAGTGGATCATTTGTTTGTCCTGGTCTTGGAAATTTTGCTGATCCAGaatcttgtaatttttatcaatgtgtTCATGCTGCAAATGGTGGATACACTGCTATCAAGACACAATGTCCAAGTGGATTATGCTGGAactctgaaaaaaattattgtgattgggtttaaaatttaattttataaattaatatttcatttacaacaaaatgCAAAGTACTCGAATTTTCGTGTTATTATTACGTAAAATTTTCATGGCTCATTGtttcaattaaaatgtacaaaaaataaaataaaaaataattaataaaataaagttgtattttttaatatagtataaatataaattaacaattgagtGATGCAGGATATTCACAAATATTTGTTTcactgttaaaaattaattcttgcTGACAGTAAAATGCAACTGGTATAGCATTAGCTTCTTGACATCTATAGAATTTAGCACAATTAAATGGATCCTTGATATATCCATCTTTGATACAACCTGGAACTACTGGAGCTGCTGGAACTTCATTTATTGCTGGATCATATGGACTAATACGCATTGATGAAAAATCTATAGCTTCATGTACTTCCttgaatttatcatattttcttATTCCAAAAATTGGTAATGGCAaaagacaaattaaaaaaatacttggtaATGTTAACAGCatctgaataaataaaaaaatatatatttttaaaatgaactgaataaattaaattgagacagtttgagaaaaaaaattaattgaaacttactttttcaaatgaataaaaaatttatagaataattttgttatttgcaATGATGTTGTCTGACTTGGACAAATTTTACAACAGACTGGTtccatgatttttaaattcacctATATATACTGATTCTGTGCCCTTTGATTTGCCTGATAATTTTCGTCGCAGTAGACTGTtgactgtttattttttacgtCGTTTCATTGACCAATTTATTTAAGATTTGGAAAAATGCTCTTGACCCCAAGACCAACAGATAAATTAATCACGTAAgccttgaattatttaataataattttacattttgtcttataataaagtaaaataatctCAACTACTgcgtaaatttttatttataaattgaactctaaatttaaatataataaataaaaaaaaaaacataataatattgtttggaaaataattaaattggttGATATAATTGAccttgatataaatttatatgacattataatttatttgtttacacATAAGACGATACATCTGGAAATTGTggtgtgtaaaaaaatttggacTCTGATACTTCGACTTTGGTTAAATTTTTAGTGACtggtaataaattaacaattgtatttgttaATTCAATTGGTCGTAGTGAGCCAAAAAAATCAGTCACTGGAACAGTCTTGGTATCACGACGGAATAAATCTGTTCGTACTCCCACAGTAGATAGACAGTAATGCTTTGGGCATACTTTAAgctgaaaaatttacattaaatatcaagataaatataattataaaatatttaatatattgcaTAAATAATTGACTTACAAATTCACTGAGTTTTTTAGAACCAGATGGTTCAACTTTTTCTAAAAAGTCCAGAGCATAATATGTGTATCTGTCAATAATGTAAACACCAATATCTGGATCAACATGAtgctgtaaaaaataataattatacaaattataacaacaacaataaataaataatattttataatgataaattgataactTACAGATAGTGAATCTTCACCAACTTTACTTGAAGCAACAGCAAGAATATTtggtgaataaaatttttcatacataGAACTTGCTTGACAagtatcaacaacaaataatatttcatgatATCTACGTTTTTGCCACATTTGTTCAATAGCATCACTTAAATCTTGACTAGTTATTTCTTCAGaatcttgaaattttaaaaaaccattaCCACCATGTCCAGTTAAGTATATAAGAATATTTGATCCTTCATcagttaaaagtttttttgatCTTGGTGTATCTGGTGGAAGTCTTCCAGTTAATAATCtaacaaaattttcaacagtAACTTCATAGCCTCTATAATCAACTTCAACATCATCACCATAAACATTAATatgttgtttaatattattaaatacagtTGCTGGTCTTGGATTTCTTGGATTACATGCCATGTCATCAGCAATCATTAGTATTATTTGAGAATCTGGTATTCCAAGACGTTTTACACTTCGATAAATTGACAATACATTTGCAACATGTCTGTAATTAAACCAAAAACGAGATGTATCAACTAGTACTGCCCAATTATTTGAATGTCCTGtttttccaaaattttctggaatctaaaaaattaaataaattagcatcaagatattaattttaactaaGCAATAACTAACCTCCCATCCTTgagtatttattgataaaactccaattactaataataaaattgataaaaaattcatgataatatatattttttttacaatttacgtattaactttattattcattatttgttttaataaacaaatactaAATTAAACTatgtgttaataaaaattagacagtttgttgataaaattagaCAAGCCAACGTTGTTGATGAACACTCAGCCAGccggtttttatttatttatttattattattattgttgttatttgttaTGACAGCTGTcagttttattgttattataaacataataataacaatataacaattgttttttatatcgCGACTGCGCATGCACTAAATCTAATGTCTAACATTTCCGTGAGTGGCGTagttgttgaatatttatttaaaaaaaaaaattatattttatcaattttttcaataacaaaatattatatttatttatttatttttaatgatttatttagtGGTAATTGGAGCCGTAGATTGTTGTCTATTAATTAGAAATGAacaagttaattttttgtgaTGATACATTGTTGTTAGCTctccatttaaatttattttatttaaattttgaaattaactTTGTGATTGATCCTGTaaaaggaaaattattaatgatgcgGGAAAAAGAATCatcttattttaaaattattttaacaatttgaatatacaaaataagtatcaagaaacaaaaaaaataaacattttatatttcgaataagaaacaaaacaaaaaaacaattagaaattatGTTTAGGAAATAGTTTTACTaaatctaaaatattattcacaaaatattgaatgtaaacctaattttttattatcgtttttattaataaatgacagTTCAAAACAAGAAGacaattctatttatttataatatatattattataaaatacacgGAGAAAATATAATCAGTAATCGATTATTTTTCTCCGtgcatatgtatatttttgaaaattgtaaagccaatttttattttttcatttcaatgaAGATATTTACgatttattctttaaaaaaaaaatacttttttttactttttctatgTGTATAGATTAATTTCATTGTAGGGCAATATTTCGACAAAATTACTACAAGGATATATGTGAGagaaaacattaatttaattttctttttaatttaatttttttacatcgaaatgaattttttttttggcatttatttttttttattttttctttttaaaatttcaaatcgaAATTTTCTAGCAccttattactttttttttttgacaataattaaattggcCCTTTTCTCCTTGCATTAcctacaacaataattttttatttttcgaaatttaaattattttttataatctcttttgtatattaattatttttattttaaatttttttctcaaataattaattgaaattctAAAATCAATTTAGACCAATGATTCTAAATTACAGCTACATATTTGGTCTAATTGTGTGAACGaggatttttatttcaagtttataataataataataatttttatacatatttagttttttatatttcatcgtTTTTATACTTATAATAATATCTTGAAAATTACCTCGTTCAAAGTCAAAAGGAAGCAACATGCAGTtagcaatttttataaactatacGTCTTCATAcatagatataaatttatttatttattattttataaataaaatagccgAAGGCAATAGACAAAATTTCCTTGATTTTCCATTGATATGTTCTTCTgtgatatagttttttttttttttttcgccctcggcatttttaaattatatttcactcactcaaattttcattcatacactcttattattatcactCTCTCCACTTCCACTTTAGAGTTAAATTCACGGTGGAAGACGTCAACACCCACAAGGGTATCAACAATTATACTTGAATATACACTGAATTTTAAttctacaaataaattaagtacGACGATGGTTAGACTACTGACAATACGGCTGATAAAGGTCCATCTCCGCAgtgacaatttatatatataattttttttttttttttttttttttgcaatttttcattattattatttttataacaatatttgttttttcattttttttatcttttttttatcatttttattttaaaatctaatACTTTCGGTGATAATACTATGACCagattaaattgttaatggtcattgtaaaaattataacaaaaaaaaaaataaaaataataaaatgacaaattgaattaaattaaagtaaaaaaaaaataattgcaatgGATTGCCGATTTGTCGAGTTAAccaagtcaaataaataacGTGACTTGATATCACGCTAACTACTTTTTcaggtttatttatttttttttttcttgttcatcTAGTAAAAGAATAATGTATATGTccgtgatgatgatgaagatgataatgatgacgataaaaataatgacaataataatattaatgatggtaatgacagtgataaatatattaaaataaaaaagctacgaaaaaaattgatgatgcaTTTGCAGAGATTTTCCTGGTGAAGGACTTCGTTGTTCTTCATCGGCAAGATCTACACTGTAATTCGTTGACGTTGTATTTTCATCTtctacaacaaaaataaaatataaaaattaattatttaatattatataaatagttattaaaaatattaattaatttcaaataaatctagttgaaaaaaaatatataaattcacgaGATTATTGTTGAcaagtgtttttaaaaaataatctaatttgaaaataaaattaatttataatttgcaaGTTCATgagattaaattatatttataaactattaacattatattttagataaatagaCAAATGGTTAAAGAAAATTTCTGTCCCCAgggaattaataatttttttttatcatgttgtGTCTAGATTTGTGCACCATTAACGTGTCTTGGCGCAAACTCacacatgttttttatttatttatttatttttacctatAACTTCTtttgcaagtttttttttcccctctAACAGGTGCAACGTGTCTTGCACGATAAACTCAACATACACATAAGTAATATACACacgtgagaaaaaaaaaaatgtgacatGAGCTACAAGTAGTCTAGTCAAGAGTTACATCAGACACtgtaattttctttaaataaaaataacacgcgtataaataaaaaaagaaaaaaaaaattaataaaaattattatcatgtgaATATAAAATGCTTAAGGTAGcttggaaaattattatcaatatattgaaaaataaagcttTAAATTCATTGAGCCATTTTAAAGTTTGTAGTATGCAATTTAAACCTTGTTTATGATTAGATAAATTGGCTTGATTACATATATTTACATGATCactataaaatacataaaatttgataaaatcaataaggaaagaaatttttttttcacctctAATTGAGGTCAGTATCTCTcaataaactttattaaaaaataaaaaaaaaataataataatattaacattgagaaacaataaataataatgatcgGAAGTGGGATACAACACGACTAAAAGATTCTCGATGATAAGgtgcttttatatatatatattttttgtgttgttctcatttttttttttttttttttcaaaggcTTCTCTTTGTGCATACAATATATTCAATGCCCCGCCTCTTTCATCCACTTTGATCTGTACAAGTCCTGGATAAAAGCAGGCAAAAGTCGAGTGTTTTAATGCCTGAAGCAGACATATCTGTGAAGCAGCAtgaacacattttttttttttttttttattcgctcTAATACCATCCAACAAAAAAGTACAcacacataataaaaaaaaccagaatGTATTCATCCTTGAAAATGATGAAGCACGCGACGAAGCACGCGGctttcttttcaatttaaaataaaaaataattcacctgcataaattcaaattaatgagCTATTTAAAACTTCacctttaataatttatatcaataaataatttaattaatgagaaaaaaaaaaaatatttttatttacctgtaTAAAAAGAGGTGTCATGAATGTCACATGGACCAGCATGTTTAGTCTCCAGGACAAAACCAGTGATACAAGCATCCTTGACAATGTGACACCATGTTGGAtatgttatattatttgttgcaCATAATAATGAAGTATTAACTGGATCATGTTGATTTTCCCAGTCTCTATTACGTTC is part of the Aphidius gifuensis isolate YNYX2018 linkage group LG1, ASM1490517v1, whole genome shotgun sequence genome and harbors:
- the LOC122861196 gene encoding chitinase-3-like protein 1, with amino-acid sequence MRGLTFILAAVLALGSVSASQKRIVCYVGTWAVYRPGDGKFDIDHIDPYLCTHVIYSFVGLSGNKVTLLDSWRDLPDGGGLDGFKKINALRQVNPSLKTLVAIGGWNQRSEKYSTMSSTAESREEFANDAVAFVKKYGFDGFDIDWEYPANAAQGGVPADYVNYVELLKIVKAKFEKEGLILSAAVAAAESTASQSYNILEMSKYLDFINIMAYDFYGSFSSGLGMNAALKPGDSDTGNHRQLNIDACVNYWIKSGAPKEKLNLGIPFYGRAFTLSNPSSNSIGSSFSGAGAAGPYTREAGMLGYNEICEMHLKEQWDIHYDEQRCVPYAQKGNQWISFDNIDSITQKVKFIIELDLGGAMVWSLETDDFRGKCGKKYPLLNTLHEVLSGNEPTKPVITTQKPTSTTAQPSVTTTTAAPTHPWTDKPSGSFVCPGLGNFADPESCNFYQCVHAANGGYTAIKTQCPSGLCWNSEKNYCDWV
- the LOC122847885 gene encoding uncharacterized protein LOC122847885, whose protein sequence is MLLTLPSIFLICLLPLPIFGIRKYDKFKEVHEAIDFSSMRISPYDPAINEVPAAPVVPGCIKDGYIKDPFNCAKFYRCQEANAIPVAFYCQQELIFNSETNICEYPASLNC
- the LOC122861197 gene encoding putative GPI-anchor transamidase translates to MNFLSILLLVIGVLSINTQGWEIPENFGKTGHSNNWAVLVDTSRFWFNYRHVANVLSIYRSVKRLGIPDSQIILMIADDMACNPRNPRPATVFNNIKQHINVYGDDVEVDYRGYEVTVENFVRLLTGRLPPDTPRSKKLLTDEGSNILIYLTGHGGNGFLKFQDSEEITSQDLSDAIEQMWQKRRYHEILFVVDTCQASSMYEKFYSPNILAVASSKVGEDSLSHHVDPDIGVYIIDRYTYYALDFLEKVEPSGSKKLSEFLKVCPKHYCLSTVGVRTDLFRRDTKTVPVTDFFGSLRPIELTNTIVNLLPVTKNLTKVEVSESKFFYTPQFPDVSSYV